A stretch of Cryptococcus neoformans var. neoformans JEC21 chromosome 10 sequence DNA encodes these proteins:
- a CDS encoding dolichyl-diphosphooligosaccharide--protein glycosyltransferase 48 kda subunit precursor, putative, whose amino-acid sequence MRTSSMLFMPFVAFFGLVSARSATGDRVLVVLESAVTKDDYSQFWNSLQQRGFELTFKEPESKDADLVKFGEAQYDHLIMFAPTAKNFSPSISPKAILDSQFKGLNALYILSPQLPEVQREHLREYDLEFIPSDLVLIDSFSHPSGESASTVLLPPTECAVSNGAVLSDTTLTGGPIAYPSGTVHSAGLNPYLIDVLHAPKKSYIGQDKILNADEIEREKAVDGKKSKDALQTGKKASLVSALQTRDNARAGFVGSGEVFSDKYWGQTVETIDGKKVETGNAAFVTDFTKWVFQETGVIKVVSTTHFREGETEPREMYTKKDDITYSLTLAQHVTNGNGTSSWGPFYADDIQMDFTMLDPHIRTAMIEDKSSSSADATTYKARFIAPDRHGVFKFAVEYWRPGWSYIRTSSTASVVPLRHDEYPRFITGAWPYYIAAISTSVTFLAFVAIWLSLGEVDKDRKGKKKAE is encoded by the exons ATGAGGACTTCGAGCATGCTGTTTATGCCCTTTGTGGCATTTTTTGGTCTCGTCTCTGCACGTTCAGCGACAGGCGACAGAGTATTGGTTGTGCTCGAGTCCGCAGTAACCAAGGATGACTATTCTCAATTCTGGAATTCATTACAAC AGCGCGGGTTTGAGCTTACATTCAAGGAGCCCGAATCCAAAGACGCCGATCTTGTCAAGTTTGGAGAAGCGCAGTACGATCATTTAATCATGTTCGCTCCTACAGCGAAGA ACTTCTCCCCCTCCATTTCACCCAAGGCCATCCTTGATTCGCAATTCAAGGGCCTTAATGCTCTCTATATTCTCTCCCCACAGCTTCCTGAAGTGCAGCGAGAACACCTGAGAGAATACGACCTCGAATTTATCCCTTCTGATCTCGTTCTCATCGactccttctctcatccttctggAGAAAGCGCTTCTACCGTGCTACTCCCCCCTACAGAATGCGCTGTCTCAAACGGTGCCGTTTTATCTGACACTACTCTTACTGGTGGGCCCATCGCCTATCCCTCCGGTACAGTACACTCGGCAGGTTTGAACCCTTACCTTATTGACGTTCTCCATGCACCTAAAAAGTCATACATTGGGCAAGACAAAATCCTCAATGCCGATGAAATtgaaagggagaaggctgtagatgggaagaagagcaaggatgCATTGCAGACGGGCAAGAAGGCCAGTCTGGTTAGCGCTTTACAGACCAGAGATAACGCCAGGGCTGGTTTTGTGGGTAGCGGTGAAGTGTTTAGTGACAAATATTGGGGCCAAACAGTCGAGACCATTGATGGGAAAAA AGTCGAGACTGGTAATGCGGCTTTCGTTACTGATTTTACCAAATGGGTTTTCCAAGAGACCGGGGTCATCAAGGTCGTGTCCACTACTCATTTTCGAGAGGGCGAGACTGAGCCTCGAGAGATGTATACAAAGAAAGATGACATT ACTTATTCTCTTACTCTTGCTCAACATGTCACCAATGGAAATGGCACCTCCTCCTGGGGTCCTTTCTACGCAGATGACATCCAAATGGACTTCACCATGCTCGATCCTCATATTCGCACTGCTATGATTGAAGACAAGTCGTCTAGCTCTGCAGATGCCACAACATACAAGGCAAGATTTATCGCCCCTGACAGACATGGTGTGTTCAAGTTCGCCGTTGAGTACTGGCGTCCTGG ATGGAGTTACATCCGAACATCTTCTACCGCTTCTGTTGTCCCTTTGCGACATGACGAGTACCCGCGATTCATTACCGGCGCTTGGCCTTATTACATCGCTGCCATCAGCACTAGTGTGACGTTTTTAGCATTTGTTGCCATTTGGTTGTCCTTGGGAGAGGTAGATAAGGacagaaaaggaaagaagaaggccgagTAG
- a CDS encoding mannose-6-phosphate isomerase, putative: MSSGNVPKIERLSCVPNDYPWGEVGNDSLAARLASKNGAVSFDLKPEQAYAELWMGTHPNNPAHLFSSPDTLLSTHLKKNPSLLGAANRFSPPFTGAKGSGAEGQEEGHVPFLFKVLTCKQALPLQIHPDKALAKKLHEENPKQFGDINHKPEIAVCLSDRFLGFASFRPYDKIASLLKSVQEISLLPSLLQKSIKSFISAPSAETLQPTWEGFIKLGDNEESVKKFSDRVLSQGLKAFDSVDIEDEDKNRLVRAVELGKKYNPGDAGLFSSLLFLNLIELKKDQGMYVGADGPHAWLEGEIVELMAISDNVLNVGFTSDDSKDDPSLVAKAVTCTPKAIKDLLLDASKYSKSQNGRTTVYSTPFEEFSIMKIAGDEILSPLDGAGVAVVLEGEWTVEDQEGTKRGGEGTDGEGGEGTIWFIGSATETKWTAKGGKGQIWIAFYDKTAKKDDVGKK, encoded by the exons ATGTCGTCTGGTAACGTACCAAAGATTGAAAGGCTTAGCTGTGTCCCTAACGACTACCCCT GGGGTGAGGTCGGCAATGACAGTTTGGCCGCTCGTCTAGCATCGAAGAACGGTGCCGTCTCGTTCGACCTCAAGCCTGAACAGGCCTACGCCGAGCTGTGGATGGGCACCCACCCGAATAATCCTGCCCACCTATTCTCATCCCCCGACACACTCCTTTCCACCCACCTCAAAAAGAACCCTTCCTTACTCGGTGCAGCCAATCGAttttctcctcccttcACTGGGGCAAAGGGCTCTGGCGCTGAGGGccaggaagaaggacatgTACCTTTCTTGTTCAAAGTTTTGACCTGCAAGCAAGCTCTTCCATTGCAGATCCATCCCGATAAAGCTTTGGCCAAGAAGTTGCACGAAGAGAACCCTAAGCAATTTGGCGA TATCAACCATAAGCCGGAAATCGCTGTCTGCCTTTCAGACCGTTTTCTTGGATTTGCTTCCTTTCGCCCATACGACAAAATTGCTTCACTCTTGAAAAGTGTTCAAGAaatttctcttctcccctctTTGCTCCAGAAGTCCATTAAATCGTTCATTTCTGCCCCCTCGGCCGAAACTCTTCAACCTACTTGGGAGGGATTCATTAAGCTCGGAGACAACGAGGAATCAGTCAAGAAATTCTCGGACCGCGTACTTAGCCAAGGACTCAAGGCTTTTGACAGTGTAGATattgaagacgaggacAAGAACAGATTAGTGCGAGCTGTTGAGTTGGGAAAGAAGTACAACCCTGGAGATGCTGGACTGTTCTCTAGTTT GCTCTTTTTGAATCTTATAGAGCTTAAAAAGGACCAGGGTATGTACGTCGGCGCCGATGGCCCCCACGCTTGGCTCGAAGGCG AAATCGTTGAGCTTATGGCCATCAGCGACAATGTCCTCAATGTTGGCTTCACTTCTGACGACTCCAAAGATGATCCTTCATTGGTTGCCAAGGCTGTAACTTGCACCCCCAAAGCTATCAAGGACCTTCTATTGGATGCCTCCAAGTACTCCAAATCTCAAAATGGAAGGACAACAGTCTATTCAACTCCTTTTGAGGAGTTCTCTATCATGAAGATTGCAGGAGATGAAATCTTATCTCCTCTGGATGGGGCCGGAGTTGCGGTCGTCCTTGAAGGAGAGTGGACGGTCGAAGACCAAGAAGGAACAAAGCGAGGAGGGGAGGGTACtgatggtgaaggaggtgaaggCACTATTTGGTTTATTGGTTCTGCGACTGAAACGAAATGGACCGCAAAGGGCGGTAAGGGCCAGATCTGGATTGCTTTCTACGACAAGACtgccaagaaggacgaCGTCGGAAAGAAGTAG
- a CDS encoding poly(A)+ mRNA-nucleus export-related protein, putative has translation MRFGVVSSDSDSDSDIVSVDYSFSSDEESLDGFQWISTDPNSSLGRDIRAALDSSDEEVLGSEDEVEILGLSGRSVNGGKNGGKARTQSPWNAFSTPQSSKNKRKSEISSSLWRHSPLARSLTGSKVPSSKATLEEVLKEEPDVFETWVKRTEEEAWRDGQYRAAKQQSHVRSIATNARAKIVSIQESQLSQEAEEIRRLLEGLALRHDKQEEELRKAFKEREESLWKDIDEVIQSVEKREAEAAAKAARIAQAEAKRRKEEEEARIAEKDRVAREQKAEIERHTKELALKEQQAKAAMEAKERKLEEEKRAKEEKEKASKRIVDKREQAGAMWRAYTEKQNWMKSEVIEKVKADRPTMTNLNKGKRMIIRWLGQALNTRESVVKITTDIHDLLIQQLPSPPSAASPIQFTPDVPKPYAYLLSHVSKVLITQAQSEITSKPTSAFPLAKVVVGLMLRGHAALGDVLFARFVKKCPWVVPFYPAPQTNQSREAYEKSTGRGTDESQHEYISRMSSICTLFFAILQTPLTPLIPTLPSAPTPEELDKLVPKPMRLTYAWTWLALALRDPMPASPPIAALLTTWIEIALAEVIRIYGKGQTDKLRESLEREGIQGGEIKGDGGMSRDKLGFVLDKWRSGEDMAMKGRDWVA, from the exons ATGAGGTTCGGAGTGGTGTCCTCGGATTCCGACTCGGACTCGGATATCGTATCTGTCGAttactccttctcttcgGACGAAGAATCACTGGACGGCTTTCAATG GATATCTACAGATCCAAATTCCTCATTGGGGAGAGATATACGCGCTGCACTAGATTCtagtgatgaagaagtgttGGGCTCTGAGGATGAAGTGGAGATTTTGGGACTGAGCGGGAGAAGCGTCAATGGCGGGAAGAACGGAGGCAAGGCAAGGACTCAATCCCCTTGGAATGCTTTTTCAAC TCCTCAATCGtcgaagaacaagagaaaaagcgaaaTTTCGTCTTCGTTATGGAGGCATTCGCCCTTGGCGCGCTCATTGACTGGAAGCAAAGTACCCAGCAGCAAGGCTactttggaagaagtgCTGAAAGAAGAGCCAGATGTGTTTGAAACTTGGGTCAAGAGgactgaagaggaggctTGG AGGGATGGTCAATATCGTGCGGCGAAGCAGCAGTCGCATGTTCGCTCTATAGCCACCAATGCTCGTGCCAAAATTGTATCAATCCAGGAGTCACAACTTTCACAAGAAGCTGAGGAGATTCGACGACTTTTGGAAGGGTTAGCTCTGAGGCATGAcaaacaagaagaagagcttcgGAAAGCTTTCAAGGAGCGCGAGGAGAGTCTTTGGAAG GACATTGATGAAGTGATTCAATCGGTTGAAAAGCGGGAGGCGGAAGCTGCAGCGAAGGCTGCCAGAATAGCTCAAGCGGAGgcaaaaaggagaaaagaggaggaagaagcccGGATAGCAGAAAAGGATCGAGTGGCGCGCGAACAAAAAGCGGAGATTGAACGCCATACGAAGGAATTGGCTTTGAAGGAACAGCAAGCGAAGGCTGCCATGGAAGCCAAAGAACGCaagttggaggaagaaaagagagcaaaggaggaaaaggaaaaagctTCTAAGAGGATTGTTGACAAGAGAGAACAAGCTGGGGCCATGTGGAGAGCGTACACCGAAAAACAGAACTGGATGAAGAGCGAGGTGATTGAGAAGGTCAAGGCGGATAGACCAACGATGACGAATTTGAataaggggaagaggatgattaTTAGGTGGCTGGGTCAAGCCTTGAATACAAGAGAATCTGTTGTGAAGATC ACAACCGACATCCATGATCTCCTTATCCAACAACTTccctcaccaccttccGCGGCTTCGCCCATTCAATTCACTCCAGACGTTCCCAAACCATATGCCTATCTTCTCTCCCATGTTTCCAAAGTACTTATCACTCAAGCGCAGTCCGAAATTACGTCCAAACCGACATCCGCCTTTCCTCTGGCAAAGGTTGTAGTGGGGCTGATGCTGAGGGGTCACGCCGCTTTAGGCGATGTTTTATTTGCTAGATTCGTGAAAAAGTGTCCTTGGGTAGTTCCATTCTACCCCGCTCCTCAAACT AATCAAAGTCGTGAAGCGTACGAAAAGTCAACCGGGCGGGGTACCGATGAGTCACAACACGAATACATCTCTCGGATGTCCAGCATTTGCACTTTGTTTTTTGCTATCCTTCAAACACCTCTTACGCCGCTCATCCCCACTTTACCGTCTGCACCTACCCCAGAAGAACTTGACAAACTCGTCCCTAAGCCAATGCGACTCACCTATGCCTGGACGTGGCTTGCTCTTGCCCTTCGCGACCCTATGCCAGCTTCTCCTCCAATCGCTGCTTTGCTTACGACGTGGATCGAAATTGCCCTGGCCGAAGTCATCCGTATCTATGGTAAAGGTCAAACAGATAAACTTAGAGAATCTttggagagggagggaatACAGGGTGGGGAAATCAAGGGCGATGGAGGGATGTCGCGGGACAAGCTGGGCTTCGTGTTAGACAAGTGGAGGAGTGGGGAGGATATGGCGATGAAAGGGAGGGACTGGGTAGCTTGA
- a CDS encoding expressed protein, with translation MHFHLQLEQQAGRGTMSGRPRRAAAAPSRHPVPADAVDFKDADPEFLALSLKQRRSIDRAFEKGVRTTKGDDKRKRRKIANGKAVDVSDAEDGGIVDESGGEALMEEGGGRVPFSQDTDGGFVAEDDGGGFVMDDHAGGFVPDNDQGGFLPDDDAGGFVTDNGYQDRVVSEPLKISKHHSSSHYSPQTATRLVPLYLLPTLLTSLGLPSDEDVLQVFRASAMGWDESSDKHSLDKEDAVGVELKDFRAVCAALMDPDDGEERENVELGSDDGDDDEDAFQPSDAESVLTSLSQSSYGGTPSKSCSKKAGNKSRKTWAKGKGTIEGQINLSSNQRAMVKDIWDMLKPSEKQKKFGADILGRNEVKELVRKLGEMWSDEEVTDMVTLFSSQHEGRGLTFEDFGRVMLRAGLV, from the exons ATGCATTTTCATCTCCAACTTGAACAACAGGCTGGCAGAGGCACCATG TCCGGCAGACCGCGgcgagcagcagcagctccTTCGCGCCACCCAGTTCCCGCCGACGCCGTTGACTTCAAAGATGCGGACCCCGAGTTTCTGGCTCTCAGCCTCAAGCAGCGACGATCAATTGATAGAGCATTTGAAAAAGGTGTCAGAACAACAAAAGGTGATgataagagaaaaagacGGAAAATTGCGAATGGAAAAGCGGTGGACGTCTCGGACGCTGAAGACGGTGGTATTGTAGATGAAAGTGGCGGGGAAGCGCTCatggaggaaggtggtggcAGAGTGCCTTTTTCACAGGATACTGATGGAGGATTCGTagcggaagatgatggaggggGATTTGTCATGGATGATCACGCTGGAGGATTTGTCCCCGACAACGATCAAGGCGGATTCCTTCCCGATGACGATGCTGGCGGTTTCGTCACCGACAACGGATATCAAGACCGCGTTGTATCAGAACCTTTAAAAATTTCGAAGCACCATTCGTCCTCCCATTATTCGCCACAGACAGCCACCAGGCTTGTTCCTCTCTATCTTCTGCCCACCCTGTTGACCTCCCTTGGGCTTCCTTCAGACGAGGATGTGCTCCAAGTCTTCCGTGCCTCCGCGATGGGATGGGATGAAAGTAGCGATAAGCACAGTCTAGATAAAGAAGACGCAGTCGGGGTAGAACTTAAAGACTTCAGAGCGGTGTGCGCAGCACTTATGGATCcagatgatggagaagaaagggaaaatgTGGAATTGGGTAGTGACGAcggcgatgatgatgaagatgcctTCCAGCCTTCCGACGCCGAGTCTGTCCTGACCTCATTATCGCAGTCCTCATATGGAGGTACGCCTAGTAAAAGCTGCTCCAAGAAGGCAGGAAACAAGTCACGGAAAACGTGGGCAAAAGGCAAGGGTACGATCGAGGGCCAGATAAATCTTTCCTCAAATCAGAGGGCGATGGTCAAAGATATCTGGGATATGCTTAAACCTTCAGAGAAACAGAAGAAGTTTGGGGCGGATATTTTAGGGCGAAACGAAGTGAAAGAGCTGGTCAGGAAGCTCGGTGAGATGTggagtgatgaagag GTCACGGACATGGTGACGCTTTTCTCAAGTCAACATGAGGGCAGAGGACTTACTTTTGAAGATTTTGGAAGAGTGATGCTTCGGGCTGGCCTTGTCTGA
- a CDS encoding expressed protein produces MSTLAMGKGLIDPRYCCCAVPLVNAGIYTVLGEQAVLGAAIGIVVFATPDIVGASFPTFGGDIFAVICFIVAAFQPIGFIGVLREKTSTFKMYTLLNALGILAALICSAALIITSALRHDTAVTDCEYKFFSDAGNSSSTANETLASEGQALCSAFAWADVGIMGGLWVILLIVQGYFVYLTRVYSASQVSDHKLYHSVYSENPEAFTMSVLRSSRYNPGSVYNTMPGPDADAWDARPSMDSVRDVPALHGGYPDDSQPLHYEDNYGKPQNYPPDYELHPLAGQQGGQYAFATPGGGYVDHPAETRTRQEEGAPMANQYSGDQGLGYTGVGTGLRRPEEMQNHPGVHY; encoded by the exons ATGTCAACGCTTGCAATGGGCAAGGGTCTGATAGACCCAAGATACTGTTGCTGTG CCGTACCTCTGGTTAACGCAGGTATCTACACAGTTTTAGGAGAACAGGCA GTGCTCGGTGCTGCCATAGGTATTGTGGTTTTCGCGACCCCCGACA TTGTTGGTGCATCCTTCCCCACTTTTGGTGGCGATATATTTGCCGTTATTTGCTTCATTGTTGCAGCTTTCCAACCTATAGGTTTTATTGGGGTATTAAGA GAAAAAACATCAACATTCAAAATGTACACTCTTTTGAATGCCCTTGGTATCTTAGCAGCTCTGATATGCTCTGCTGCTCTCATTATCACATCGGCACTCAGACATGATACTGCTGTGACGGACTGCGAG TACAAGTTTTTTTCCGATGCGGGgaactcttcttcaaccgcAAACGAGACACTCGCTAGCGAGGGCCAAGCGCTGTGCAGCGCATTTGCCTGGGCGGATGTTGGAATTATGGGCGGATTATGGGTCATTTTATTGATTGTTCAAGGATACTTCGTGTA CCTCACTCGAGTATACTCCGCCTCTCAAGTATCAGACCACAAACTATACCACTCCGTTTACTCCGAGAATCCCGAAGCCTTCACAATGTCTGTTCTTCGATCCAGCCGCTACAATCCCGGATCCGTTTATAACACCATGCCTGGCCCAGATGCCGACGCGTGGGACGCGAGACCGAGTATGGACTCTGTGCGAGATGTACCTGCACTTCACGGAGGATACCCGGATGACTCACAGCCATTGCATTACGAGGATAACTATGGTAAACCACAAAACTACCCTCCCGACTATGAACTACATCCCCTCGCTGGGCAACAAGGCGGGCAGTATGCGTTCGCAACTCCTGGTGGAGGGTATGTTGATCACCCAGCAGAAACGAGAACACGGCAAGAGGAGGGTGCGCCAATGGCCAATCAGTATTCTGGAGATCAAGGTCTTGGATATACTGGTGTTGGGACGGGTTTAAGAAGACCAGAAGAGATGCAGAATCATCCAGGTGTACATTATTGA